The Banduia mediterranea genome has a segment encoding these proteins:
- a CDS encoding efflux RND transporter permease subunit — MNPTSLSLTRPITIAMVFVCMSLLGVIGSQKLPLESIPDIEFPAIFVFVPYRNSTPEDVERRITRPVEEALGTLPGVRKMESESRDDGTQVNVFFDWGADLAAKSVEARDKIDALRDDMPRDVDRIQIFKFSGADQPMLVLRISAERDLSNSYEMLERNLKRRIERIEGVSRVDLYGVQAQEVRVELSAERVAAFGVDLTSLSTSLQRANFSLTAGDLVEAGKRYYVKPEGRFDSLDAIRNVVIAPNGLRLGDVADVVYAKPDLLEARHLNRRQAIGLNVAKETGSNLVAVSERVRDEIEAIKQLPEMRGISLIEFTDQAKEVKQSLADLINAGLIGALLSFVVLYLFLRNALMTLVVTLAVPLSLLITLAVMYFTGFTLNILTLMGLMLSVGMLVDNSVVVSESIFLQRAQSPGDVRGATLAGVKTVGLAVALGTLTSAIVFLPNIVGQQTQLTIFLSHIAVTICVSLAASLMVSVTLIPLLTTKIPVTPNQGSRAVDWLARHFAHWLAWTLRHRGWTSLFILLTVFSVAIPAAVTKMDMFPNESSSRFEMDYNIDNVYALSKIEESVNRIEAFLYANKQRFEIESVYSYYAQDQAQTVVYLLQDEDQRSKTGQQIKDEIREEMPEIAIGRPTFEEQRSGSSGALGVQVFGESSEGLHEVAENVTGILRGVPQLRDVRLDAGPQSWEVRVKVDRERAHQNGLSSQQVAEVVAGAMRGTELRPYRSASGEVDMLLEFRRRDRTNLDALMLLPIITPDGNRIALSTVADLSIGDVPATIKRSDRRTAMTINFGTAEGVTADDARALVDNTLSKLSFPAGYSWGHGQAFDDEARDQQTMMVNMLLAIICIYLVMAALFESVLVPSAIISCILFSYVGVYWFFMFTGTSFSFMAMIGLLVLMGVVVNNGIVLVDYVNQLRAQGYSREDALIQGSRDRLRPILMTAGTTILGMVPLAVSDTAVAGDGPAYYPMARAVVGGLGFATIVSLFMLPTIYLNLEDLAHWGQRVLARARGQITFSAAPSAPTGPQEKP; from the coding sequence ATGAATCCCACCAGTCTGTCCCTGACCCGCCCGATCACCATCGCGATGGTCTTCGTGTGCATGAGCCTGCTCGGTGTCATCGGCAGCCAGAAGCTGCCGCTGGAGTCGATTCCGGACATCGAATTCCCGGCGATCTTCGTGTTCGTGCCGTACCGCAACTCCACGCCCGAGGATGTGGAGCGCCGCATCACGCGCCCGGTGGAAGAGGCGCTGGGTACCTTGCCCGGCGTGCGCAAGATGGAATCCGAATCGCGCGACGACGGCACCCAGGTCAATGTGTTCTTCGACTGGGGCGCGGACCTCGCGGCCAAGAGCGTGGAAGCACGCGACAAGATCGACGCGCTGCGCGACGACATGCCGCGCGATGTCGACCGCATCCAGATCTTCAAGTTTTCCGGTGCCGATCAGCCGATGCTGGTGCTGCGTATTTCGGCGGAGCGCGATCTTTCGAACTCCTATGAAATGCTGGAGCGCAACCTCAAGCGCCGCATCGAGCGCATCGAAGGCGTGTCGCGCGTGGACCTTTACGGCGTGCAGGCTCAGGAGGTTCGAGTGGAGCTGTCGGCCGAGCGAGTCGCGGCATTCGGTGTGGACCTGACGAGCCTGTCCACCTCTTTGCAGCGCGCCAATTTCTCGCTGACGGCCGGCGATCTGGTCGAGGCTGGCAAGCGCTATTACGTGAAACCGGAAGGACGCTTCGATTCGCTGGATGCGATTCGCAATGTGGTCATCGCGCCGAACGGGCTACGCCTCGGCGACGTCGCCGACGTGGTCTACGCCAAGCCGGACCTGCTGGAGGCCCGCCACCTCAATCGCCGTCAGGCAATCGGTCTGAACGTGGCCAAGGAGACCGGCTCCAATCTCGTGGCTGTCTCGGAGCGCGTCAGGGACGAGATCGAGGCGATCAAGCAGCTGCCGGAGATGCGTGGCATCAGCCTGATCGAGTTCACCGATCAGGCCAAGGAGGTCAAACAGTCGCTGGCGGACCTGATCAATGCCGGCCTGATCGGCGCACTGCTGTCGTTCGTGGTGCTGTACCTGTTCCTGCGCAATGCGCTGATGACCCTGGTGGTGACGCTGGCGGTGCCGCTGTCGCTGTTGATCACGCTGGCGGTGATGTACTTCACCGGCTTCACGCTCAACATCCTCACGCTGATGGGGCTGATGCTGTCGGTGGGCATGCTGGTCGACAACTCCGTGGTCGTCAGTGAATCGATCTTCCTGCAGCGTGCGCAGTCGCCGGGCGATGTTCGCGGTGCCACCCTGGCGGGTGTCAAAACCGTGGGCCTGGCCGTGGCGCTGGGCACGCTCACGTCCGCGATCGTGTTTCTGCCGAACATCGTCGGCCAGCAAACCCAGCTGACGATCTTCCTGTCGCATATCGCGGTCACGATCTGCGTATCGCTGGCGGCCTCCTTGATGGTCTCGGTGACCCTGATCCCGTTGCTGACCACAAAGATTCCGGTGACCCCCAACCAGGGCAGCCGCGCCGTCGACTGGCTGGCGCGACACTTCGCCCACTGGCTGGCCTGGACGCTGCGCCATCGCGGCTGGACCAGCCTGTTCATCCTGCTCACGGTGTTCAGCGTGGCGATTCCGGCAGCCGTGACCAAGATGGACATGTTCCCGAACGAAAGTTCGAGCCGCTTCGAGATGGACTACAACATCGACAACGTCTACGCGCTTTCGAAAATCGAGGAATCGGTCAATCGCATCGAGGCTTTCCTGTATGCGAACAAGCAGCGCTTCGAGATCGAATCGGTCTACAGCTACTACGCACAGGACCAGGCCCAGACCGTGGTCTATCTGCTGCAGGACGAGGATCAGCGCAGCAAGACCGGACAGCAGATCAAGGACGAAATCCGCGAAGAAATGCCGGAGATCGCGATCGGACGGCCCACGTTCGAGGAACAGCGTTCGGGCAGCAGTGGTGCGCTGGGCGTGCAGGTGTTCGGTGAATCCAGCGAGGGTCTGCATGAGGTTGCCGAGAACGTGACCGGCATCCTGCGTGGCGTGCCGCAGCTCAGGGATGTACGCCTCGACGCCGGTCCCCAATCCTGGGAAGTGCGCGTCAAGGTCGACCGCGAACGCGCCCATCAGAACGGACTGTCGAGCCAGCAGGTCGCGGAAGTCGTGGCCGGTGCGATGCGTGGCACCGAGCTGCGGCCGTACCGTTCCGCGAGTGGTGAGGTCGACATGCTGCTGGAATTCCGGCGCCGCGATCGCACCAATCTCGATGCGCTGATGCTGCTGCCGATCATCACGCCCGACGGCAATCGCATCGCGCTGTCGACGGTTGCGGACCTGTCGATCGGTGACGTGCCGGCCACGATCAAGCGCAGCGACCGCCGCACCGCGATGACCATCAATTTCGGCACGGCCGAAGGCGTGACCGCCGACGACGCGCGTGCCCTGGTCGACAACACCTTGTCCAAGCTGAGCTTTCCCGCCGGCTACAGCTGGGGCCATGGCCAGGCTTTCGACGACGAGGCGCGCGACCAGCAGACCATGATGGTGAACATGCTGCTCGCCATCATCTGCATCTATCTGGTGATGGCGGCGCTGTTCGAATCGGTGCTGGTGCCCTCCGCGATCATCAGCTGCATTCTGTTCTCGTACGTCGGCGTGTACTGGTTCTTCATGTTCACCGGCACCAGCTTCTCGTTCATGGCCATGATCGGGCTTCTGGTGCTGATGGGCGTCGTGGTCAACAACGGCATCGTGCTGGTGGATTACGTGAATCAGTTGCGCGCCCAGGGCTACTCGCGCGAGGACGCCCTGATCCAGGGCTCGCGCGACCGTCTGCGGCCGATTCTGATGACCGCCGGCACCACGATACTCGGCATGGTGCCGCTCGCGGTTTCGGACACCGCCGTGGCCGGCGACGGCCCGGCCTATTACCCGATGGCGCGCGCCGTGGTCGGCGGCCTCGGCTTTGCCACGATCGTCAGCCTGTTCATGCTGCCGACGATCTACCTGAACCTGGAGGATCTCGCTCACTGGGGCCAGCGCGTGCTGGCGCGGGCGCGCGGACAAATCACTTTTTCGGCGGCGCCGTCGGCGCCGACCGGACCACAGGAGAAACCATGA
- a CDS encoding efflux RND transporter permease subunit — protein MNLIQLSTRRPVAISMMALAVLLFGLVSLSRLAVTLLPDLNYPTLTVRTELPGAAPTEVETLLSKPIEEAVGIIRGVRQVRSVSRPGQSDVTLEFNWGTQMDYAVLDVREKLDTLELPDDAKRPVVLRFDPSEDPIVRVGLAFRPAEDGVARPPNESRLKRLRRVAEDLIQKPMEGVDGVAAVKISGGLEDEVQVLVDLRKMASLNLSLQEIGARLSAENANISGGRIDQGTASYLVRTLNQFQNLDEIRDIILSARADRPVYVKDVAEVRNGYKEREAIIRIDGEEAVEIALYKEGDGNTVDIAERALGRLEVLRKSLPENLELKTLYDQSIFIKQSIDGVANAALLGGILAIFVLYLFLRDAWTTAIVSIAIPVSVIATFMLMYGNGLSLNIMSLGGIALAIGMLVDNAIVVLENIASKREQGIAPIEAAETGAREMAGAVTASTLTTIAVFFPMVFVEGIAGQLFSDQALVVTGALVVSLLVAMTLIPMLASRGARTQPPVPASPVVRDRGRARNGLSRTRWALLETVPSLLLWPLVNLFRLIGFVFSLAMQPAAKFWQRGFLSLQARYTAALAWALRRRAAVVVLALALFGLAVYTGTRLGVELIPPFNQGELQAELTLAPGTPLESTDRLVREMSRSLIGDPRLAANYSVAGTGNRLDANAESGGENFGVLNLVLKPEAFADEPALIEDLRPRLAGQAGMSYRFTRPTLFTLKTPLEIEVSGYDLDSIAIASESLRSRMLASDRYIEVETTLQPGHPEIQILFDQERAARLGLDTADLADRVVGSVQGEIATRYRLADREIDVLVRGREQDRNSIAAVRDLIVNPASERPLPLSAVADVQLKSGPSEIRRYDQQRVVILSADIAHGDLGDAVIDLQRIIDSTPMPRGVSALVAGQSEEMKVSFESLRFALLLAVFLVYLVMASQFESLKQPFVILFTIPLAAIGAIASLAIAGQVINVIAMIGMIVLAGIVVNNGIVLIDLINRLRKEGRNKFEAVLEAGPARLRPILMTTLTTVLGLLPVALSGGEGSEVSRPMAIVVVGGLLVATLLTLFVIPVLYTLFERERAE, from the coding sequence GATCCAGCTGTCGACGCGGCGGCCGGTCGCGATCAGCATGATGGCGCTTGCTGTGCTGCTGTTCGGTCTGGTGTCGCTGTCGCGCCTCGCGGTGACGCTGCTGCCGGACCTGAACTATCCGACGCTGACCGTGCGCACCGAACTGCCGGGCGCGGCACCGACCGAAGTCGAGACCCTGCTGTCCAAACCGATCGAAGAGGCCGTGGGCATCATTCGCGGCGTGCGTCAGGTGCGCTCGGTGTCGCGGCCCGGCCAGAGCGACGTGACCCTGGAGTTCAACTGGGGCACGCAGATGGACTACGCGGTTCTGGACGTGCGCGAGAAACTCGACACGCTGGAGCTGCCGGACGACGCCAAACGCCCGGTGGTGCTGCGCTTCGATCCCAGCGAAGACCCGATCGTGCGCGTCGGCCTGGCGTTCAGGCCGGCCGAGGATGGCGTGGCGCGCCCGCCGAACGAATCGCGGCTCAAGCGTCTGCGCCGCGTCGCCGAAGACCTGATCCAGAAGCCGATGGAAGGGGTGGACGGCGTTGCCGCGGTCAAGATCAGCGGCGGCCTGGAAGACGAGGTGCAGGTGCTGGTGGACCTGCGCAAGATGGCCAGCCTGAACCTGTCGCTGCAGGAGATCGGCGCGCGCCTGTCGGCGGAGAACGCCAACATCTCCGGTGGCCGCATCGACCAGGGCACCGCCAGCTATCTGGTGCGCACGCTCAACCAGTTCCAGAACCTCGACGAAATCCGCGACATCATCCTGTCCGCGCGCGCCGACCGCCCGGTCTATGTCAAAGACGTGGCCGAGGTTCGCAACGGCTACAAGGAACGCGAGGCGATCATCCGCATCGATGGCGAGGAAGCCGTGGAGATCGCGCTCTACAAGGAAGGCGACGGCAACACCGTGGATATCGCCGAGCGCGCGCTTGGCCGGCTCGAGGTGCTGCGCAAGTCGCTGCCCGAAAACCTGGAACTCAAGACGCTTTACGACCAGTCGATCTTCATCAAACAGTCGATCGACGGCGTCGCCAACGCGGCCTTGCTCGGCGGCATCCTCGCGATCTTCGTGCTGTACCTGTTCCTGCGCGATGCCTGGACCACGGCCATCGTTTCGATCGCGATCCCGGTCTCGGTGATCGCCACCTTCATGCTGATGTACGGCAATGGCCTGTCGCTGAACATCATGTCCCTGGGCGGCATCGCGCTGGCGATCGGCATGCTGGTCGACAACGCCATCGTGGTGCTGGAGAACATCGCCAGCAAACGCGAGCAGGGCATCGCGCCGATCGAAGCGGCGGAAACCGGCGCGCGCGAAATGGCCGGCGCCGTCACCGCCTCCACGCTGACCACGATCGCGGTGTTCTTTCCGATGGTGTTCGTCGAAGGCATCGCCGGCCAGCTGTTCTCGGATCAGGCGCTGGTCGTCACAGGTGCGCTGGTGGTCTCGCTGCTGGTGGCGATGACGCTGATCCCGATGCTGGCCTCGCGCGGTGCGCGGACCCAGCCGCCGGTCCCCGCGAGCCCGGTGGTGCGTGACCGTGGCCGCGCCCGCAATGGTCTCAGCCGCACTCGCTGGGCCCTGCTTGAAACGGTTCCTTCCTTGCTGCTGTGGCCGCTCGTCAATCTGTTTCGACTGATCGGCTTCGTATTCTCCCTGGCGATGCAACCGGCGGCGAAATTCTGGCAGCGAGGCTTCTTATCCTTGCAGGCTCGCTACACCGCCGCACTGGCCTGGGCCTTGCGCCGCCGGGCGGCGGTCGTCGTGCTGGCACTGGCGCTGTTCGGCCTCGCGGTCTATACCGGCACGCGTCTGGGCGTGGAGCTGATCCCGCCATTCAATCAGGGCGAGCTACAGGCCGAACTGACGCTGGCGCCCGGCACGCCGCTGGAATCCACGGACCGGCTGGTGCGCGAAATGTCGCGCTCGCTGATCGGCGATCCGCGCCTGGCCGCCAACTATTCGGTCGCCGGCACCGGCAACCGGCTCGACGCCAACGCCGAATCCGGCGGTGAGAATTTCGGCGTGCTCAACCTGGTGCTCAAACCCGAGGCCTTCGCCGACGAACCGGCACTGATCGAAGACCTGCGGCCGCGCTTGGCCGGTCAGGCCGGCATGAGCTACCGATTCACGCGACCGACCCTGTTCACGCTCAAGACGCCGCTGGAGATCGAGGTCAGCGGCTATGACCTCGACAGCATCGCCATCGCCTCCGAATCCCTGCGCAGCCGCATGCTCGCCTCCGATCGCTACATCGAGGTCGAGACCACGCTGCAGCCCGGCCACCCCGAGATCCAGATCCTGTTCGACCAGGAACGCGCGGCGCGGCTGGGTCTGGATACCGCCGATCTGGCCGATCGCGTGGTGGGCTCGGTGCAGGGCGAAATCGCCACGCGCTACCGCCTGGCCGATCGCGAGATCGACGTGCTGGTGCGTGGCCGTGAGCAGGACCGCAACAGCATCGCCGCGGTGCGCGATCTGATCGTCAATCCCGCATCCGAGCGCCCGCTGCCGCTGTCCGCGGTGGCCGACGTGCAGCTCAAGAGCGGGCCGTCCGAAATCCGTCGCTACGACCAGCAGCGTGTCGTCATTCTGTCGGCCGATATCGCCCACGGCGATCTCGGCGACGCCGTGATCGACCTGCAACGCATCATCGACAGCACGCCGATGCCGCGCGGCGTCAGCGCACTGGTGGCCGGCCAGAGCGAGGAGATGAAGGTCTCGTTCGAATCGCTGCGCTTCGCATTGTTGCTCGCGGTATTCCTGGTCTATCTGGTCATGGCCTCGCAGTTCGAGTCGCTGAAGCAGCCGTTCGTGATCCTGTTCACGATCCCGCTGGCGGCCATCGGCGCGATCGCCTCGCTGGCCATCGCCGGCCAGGTCATCAACGTGATCGCGATGATCGGCATGATCGTGCTCGCCGGCATCGTGGTGAACAATGGCATCGTGTTGATCGATCTGATCAACCGTCTGCGCAAAGAAGGCCGCAACAAGTTCGAGGCCGTGCTCGAAGCCGGTCCGGCGCGCCTGCGTCCGATCCTGATGACCACGCTGACCACGGTGCTGGGCCTGCTGCCGGTCGCGCTGTCCGGCGGTGAAGGCTCGGAAGTCAGTCGGCCGATGGCGATCGTGGTGGTCGGCGGCCTGCTGGTCGCGACGCTGCTGACGCTGTTCGTGATTCCGGTGCTGTACACGCTGTTCGAGCGGGAGCGTGCGGAGTGA